From the Flavobacterium galactosidilyticum genome, one window contains:
- the tilS gene encoding tRNA lysidine(34) synthetase TilS yields the protein MLQKFQNHLLNNFQFLKGKKLLLATSGGIDSMVMLHLFQQLDFEIAIAHCNFQLRGVESFEDQKFIQDYADANAVPVYITQFDTKAFAEDYKLSTQVAARELRYNWFYELLETEKYDYILTAHHADDNLETFLINLSRGTGLDGLTGIPEQNENVVRPLLAFSQQEIEDYAKLNHIKWQEDSSNASDKYVRNKIRHHLVPMLKELNPNFLSSFHKTQNYLQEAQNMVDDAAIMVYQQVAVQEGENISFDLKKLKKLPNYKSYLYQWLNEFGFTAWDDIYDLVVSQSGKFVFSADYRLLKDRESLILSPSDFSTEKREYFIDANQTVVNVPLNISFSPVADMAIVSNKTIFVDSDKLQFPLVLRHWEEGDQFQPFGMDGKSKKISKFFKDEKLSLLEKENTWLLCSNDIIVWVVGLRQDERFKIENTTKNILKIQLD from the coding sequence ATGCTACAAAAATTCCAAAATCATCTGCTTAACAATTTTCAGTTTTTAAAGGGTAAAAAACTACTTCTAGCCACAAGCGGTGGGATAGACAGCATGGTTATGCTGCATTTATTCCAGCAGTTAGACTTTGAGATCGCCATCGCTCACTGTAATTTTCAATTGCGTGGAGTAGAAAGTTTTGAAGATCAAAAGTTTATTCAGGATTACGCTGATGCAAATGCTGTTCCGGTATACATCACCCAATTTGACACCAAAGCTTTTGCGGAGGATTACAAACTTTCAACGCAAGTTGCTGCTCGAGAATTGAGATACAACTGGTTTTATGAATTATTGGAAACGGAAAAATATGATTATATTTTAACGGCGCATCACGCCGATGATAATTTAGAAACCTTTTTGATTAATCTGTCACGTGGAACTGGATTGGACGGATTAACTGGAATTCCGGAACAAAACGAAAATGTAGTGCGGCCACTTTTGGCATTTAGCCAACAAGAAATTGAAGATTATGCTAAATTAAATCATATAAAATGGCAGGAAGATAGTAGTAATGCTTCGGATAAATACGTTCGAAATAAAATTCGCCATCATCTTGTCCCAATGTTGAAGGAATTGAATCCTAATTTTCTTTCGTCCTTTCATAAAACGCAAAATTACTTGCAAGAAGCGCAAAATATGGTTGATGATGCTGCTATTATGGTGTACCAACAAGTAGCAGTTCAAGAGGGTGAAAACATCAGTTTTGATTTGAAAAAACTAAAGAAGTTACCTAATTATAAATCGTATTTATACCAATGGTTGAATGAATTTGGATTTACAGCATGGGATGATATTTATGATTTAGTTGTAAGTCAATCCGGTAAATTTGTTTTTTCAGCAGATTATCGATTATTGAAAGATCGAGAAAGTTTAATCTTGAGTCCTTCGGATTTTTCAACTGAAAAACGGGAGTATTTTATAGACGCTAATCAGACAGTAGTTAATGTTCCCTTAAATATTTCCTTTTCGCCAGTAGCTGATATGGCTATCGTTTCAAATAAAACTATATTTGTCGATTCAGATAAATTGCAATTTCCATTGGTTTTACGTCATTGGGAAGAAGGAGATCAATTTCAACCTTTCGGTATGGATGGAAAATCTAAAAAGATAAGTAAGTTTTTTAAGGATGAAAAATTATCATTGTTAGAAAAAGAAAATACTTGGCTTTTATGTTCTAATGATATCATTGTTTGGGTAGTAGGTCTTCGTCAAGATGAGCGATTTAAAATTGAAAATACAACTAAGAATATTCTTAAAATACAATTAGACTAA
- a CDS encoding protein-disulfide reductase DsbD family protein, translated as MKKLLFILIAFLAFANGNAQILDPAKWTTKIEKKSETNYVLVFDAVIENDWHLYSQTTPDGGPLPLEITFKNQKGNFNLVGKAIESKTRTAFNDVFEVNETFFEKKGQVRQEISITNPKLTEIKVDFNYQVCKEVCINIEKNFTFKVPALTITAAETVAPTDVAAAKVDSLETDTVAVSTEVSPQSVDPKTVAPLDNKQAEKKGLWSIFFIAFLSGFAALLTPCVFPMIPMTVSFFTKQSKTKAKGIRNAIIYGISIIAIYLILGLVVTGIFGADALNALSTNVWFNIIFFIILVTFAASFLGAFEIMLPNSWANKVDSQADRGGMIGILFMALALAIVSFSCTGPIVGTLLVEAASKGGIAPIVGMFGFSLALALPFMLFAMFPGWLNSLPKSGGWLNTVKVVLGFLELALAFKFLSNADLVLQLHFLEREIFLAIWIAIFGTLAFYLFGKITLPHDSPLTHISVGRLSFGLVVLSFTIYLIPGLWGAPLKLISGFPPPMTYSESPYGVSGYKGGSNAVAQVLPDGAHLGPHDLIAFDDYEKGVAYAKSINKPILLDFTGYACVNCRKMEDYVWSEATILKILQNEIVLISLYVDDKKELPKNEQYVSKETGKEITSIGNKWSDFQITKFKANAQPYYIILDTDGNMLSDKPESYNSNIESYKGWLREGIDRYKKAE; from the coding sequence ATGAAGAAATTATTATTTATACTTATCGCTTTTTTGGCTTTTGCCAACGGAAATGCTCAAATTTTAGATCCAGCTAAATGGACTACTAAAATTGAAAAAAAATCAGAAACGAATTATGTTTTAGTATTTGATGCGGTTATCGAAAACGATTGGCATTTGTATTCACAAACTACTCCTGATGGCGGACCACTTCCACTAGAAATTACTTTCAAAAATCAAAAAGGAAATTTTAATTTAGTTGGTAAAGCGATAGAAAGCAAAACGAGAACTGCTTTTAATGACGTGTTTGAAGTCAATGAAACTTTCTTTGAAAAGAAAGGTCAAGTCCGACAAGAAATTTCGATAACAAATCCGAAATTAACTGAAATTAAAGTTGATTTTAATTATCAGGTTTGTAAGGAGGTTTGTATAAATATAGAAAAAAATTTCACTTTCAAAGTTCCAGCTTTAACAATTACAGCTGCTGAAACGGTTGCTCCAACTGATGTTGCAGCTGCAAAAGTAGATTCCCTAGAAACAGATACTGTAGCTGTTTCAACTGAAGTTAGTCCTCAATCAGTTGATCCAAAAACAGTTGCTCCACTTGACAATAAACAAGCAGAGAAAAAAGGATTATGGTCTATCTTTTTTATTGCTTTTCTATCTGGATTTGCAGCATTGCTAACGCCATGTGTATTCCCGATGATTCCTATGACAGTTAGTTTTTTTACAAAACAAAGCAAAACAAAAGCCAAAGGAATTCGTAATGCTATTATTTACGGAATTTCGATAATAGCAATATACCTTATTTTAGGACTTGTTGTGACTGGTATTTTTGGGGCCGATGCGTTGAATGCGTTATCTACTAATGTTTGGTTTAATATTATTTTCTTTATCATATTAGTAACTTTCGCAGCGTCGTTTTTAGGAGCTTTCGAAATTATGTTACCTAATTCTTGGGCAAATAAAGTAGATAGTCAGGCTGATAGAGGAGGAATGATTGGTATTCTATTCATGGCCTTAGCTTTAGCTATTGTATCTTTTTCTTGTACGGGACCTATCGTAGGAACGCTTTTAGTTGAAGCTGCTTCTAAAGGAGGAATTGCACCTATTGTTGGTATGTTTGGATTTTCTTTAGCTTTAGCACTTCCATTTATGTTGTTTGCAATGTTCCCAGGTTGGTTGAATTCATTACCAAAATCAGGTGGTTGGTTAAATACTGTGAAAGTAGTTTTAGGATTTTTAGAATTAGCTTTGGCATTCAAATTTTTGTCGAATGCGGATCTAGTTTTACAACTGCATTTCTTAGAAAGAGAAATTTTTCTAGCCATTTGGATTGCAATTTTCGGAACATTAGCATTTTATTTATTTGGGAAAATTACACTTCCTCATGATAGTCCACTGACTCATATTTCAGTGGGTAGATTGTCATTTGGATTAGTCGTTTTATCTTTTACCATATATTTAATTCCGGGTCTTTGGGGAGCACCACTAAAATTAATTTCTGGTTTTCCACCACCAATGACTTATAGCGAAAGCCCGTACGGTGTTTCTGGCTACAAAGGAGGTTCAAATGCAGTAGCACAAGTTTTACCAGATGGAGCTCATTTAGGTCCTCATGATTTGATTGCTTTTGACGATTATGAAAAAGGTGTAGCGTATGCTAAATCTATAAATAAGCCTATTTTACTTGATTTTACAGGTTATGCTTGTGTAAATTGTAGAAAAATGGAAGACTACGTTTGGTCAGAAGCTACTATTCTTAAAATCTTGCAAAACGAAATTGTTTTGATTTCTCTTTATGTAGATGATAAAAAAGAATTACCTAAAAATGAACAATATGTATCTAAAGAAACGGGTAAAGAAATTACAAGTATTGGAAATAAATGGAGTGATTTCCAAATCACAAAATTTAAAGCAAATGCACAACCATATTACATTATTTTAGATACTGATGGCAATATGCTGTCAGACAAGCCAGAAAGTTATAATTCAAATATTGAATCATATAAAGGATGGCTGAGAGAAGGAATTGATCGTTATAAAAAGGCCGAATAA
- a CDS encoding alanine/ornithine racemase family PLP-dependent enzyme — protein sequence MAFIKLYRKKLEENYTFLDHIFKSRNIEWGVVSKLLCGNKIYLKEIIALGVREIHDSRVSNLKKIKALDPDIQTVYIKPPAKRSIESIVRYADISFNTEVYTIQLLSDEAVKQNKVHKIIIMIEMGDLREGVMGEELIAFYGTILQMPNIEISGIGTNLNCLSGVMPTQDKLIQLSLYKQLIESKFNISIPFVSGGTSVAIPLILKNANPLAVNHFRIGEALFFGKDLFTGHTIEGMHNDVFKLFAEIIEITEKPNTPTGELGENVAGNSFSMNDVEDLGLTSLRAILDIGLLDMQPQYIESDDVDITIVDASSDMLVIDISDSKKNYKIGDLVAFKIRYMGALYLLSSDYIEKIIE from the coding sequence ATGGCATTTATAAAATTATATCGAAAAAAGCTTGAGGAGAATTATACTTTTTTAGATCATATCTTTAAATCAAGAAATATTGAATGGGGCGTTGTCTCAAAACTTTTATGTGGTAATAAAATCTATTTAAAAGAAATTATCGCGTTAGGAGTTCGTGAAATTCATGACTCCAGAGTAAGCAACTTAAAAAAGATAAAAGCGCTCGATCCTGATATTCAAACGGTTTATATCAAACCACCCGCAAAAAGAAGTATCGAAAGCATTGTACGTTATGCAGACATTAGTTTCAACACTGAAGTTTACACCATACAACTACTTTCTGACGAAGCTGTTAAACAAAATAAAGTTCATAAAATCATCATAATGATTGAAATGGGTGATCTTCGTGAAGGCGTCATGGGCGAAGAATTAATTGCTTTTTATGGTACAATATTACAGATGCCAAACATAGAAATTTCAGGAATTGGAACTAATTTAAATTGCCTTAGTGGTGTAATGCCAACTCAGGATAAACTAATTCAATTGAGTTTATACAAACAATTAATTGAATCTAAGTTTAACATTAGTATTCCATTCGTCTCTGGTGGAACTTCCGTAGCCATTCCGCTAATACTTAAAAATGCAAATCCATTGGCTGTAAATCATTTTCGAATAGGAGAAGCACTCTTTTTTGGAAAAGATCTATTTACTGGACACACTATTGAAGGAATGCACAATGATGTTTTCAAATTATTTGCAGAGATAATAGAAATTACAGAAAAACCCAATACACCAACAGGTGAATTAGGCGAAAATGTGGCAGGAAATTCCTTTTCTATGAATGATGTAGAGGATTTAGGACTTACTTCATTAAGAGCAATTTTAGATATTGGTTTATTAGATATGCAACCTCAATATATAGAATCCGATGATGTTGATATTACAATTGTTGACGCCAGTTCAGACATGCTAGTAATTGATATATCCGATTCTAAAAAGAATTACAAAATTGGTGATCTTGTGGCTTTCAAAATAAGATACATGGGCGCTTTATATCTTCTAAGCTCTGATTATATTGAAAAAATAATTGAATAA
- a CDS encoding GNAT family N-acetyltransferase has product MEFKQINSTTGEDTLYTNKIIAQFLYTHLEQYGDTIEDITKCMDYVMNPNKGGNIIVGIDEQKVVGVVILNNTGMKDFIPENILVYIAVDNSMRGKGYGKQLMQKAISIAEGNIALHVEPDNPAKKLYESLGFTNKYLEMRLIK; this is encoded by the coding sequence ATGGAATTCAAACAAATTAACAGCACTACTGGAGAAGATACACTTTATACTAACAAAATTATAGCTCAATTTCTTTATACCCATTTAGAGCAATATGGTGATACTATTGAAGATATTACAAAATGTATGGACTATGTAATGAATCCTAACAAAGGAGGAAATATAATTGTGGGAATTGATGAACAAAAAGTAGTAGGAGTTGTAATCTTAAACAACACGGGAATGAAAGATTTTATTCCTGAAAACATTCTAGTCTATATCGCGGTAGATAACAGCATGCGTGGAAAAGGCTATGGAAAACAACTAATGCAAAAAGCCATATCAATTGCAGAAGGGAACATTGCATTACATGTAGAACCTGATAATCCAGCTAAAAAATTATATGAAAGTTTAGGCTTTACCAATAAATATCTGGAAATGAGATTGATCAAATAA
- a CDS encoding CocE/NonD family hydrolase: MKKLLSILLLFVGVILFAQEKAANYVAENYTKKEVHIKMRDGAELFTAIYTPKDISKKYPIIMQRTPYNSGPYGEGQLKRSISPSETMMEEGYIVVYQDVRGRFMSDGLYDNMRAFVPNKKGKNATDEASDSYDTIDWLVKNVANNNGNVGTWGISYPGFYATYSLLSNHPALKAVSPQASIADFFFDDFHHNGAYLLSYWKLTPLFGPQKAERTTKDWYKFPTIGTNDDYQFFLDAGPLSNLDKYFTKDNEFWQQLKDHSSYDDFWQKRGILQHLKNIKPAVMTVGGWFDAEDLYGPLNTYSTIEKSSKNYNTLVMGPWSHGDWARNSAKQVIGNINFGDSISGFYQKNIEANFFRHFLKNNGKGENKLPEAYVFDSGSKEWKTYDAWPPKNAVKQDFFLQENQLTIMAKKNIAFEEFVSDPKKPVPYSEDIKQQGLTPRKYMTDDQRFAARRPDVIVFETDVLQDDTTLAGEILAKLQVSTTGTDADWIVKVIDVFPNDEPETKEVAPYLKMSNYHMMVRSEVMRGRFRNSFSKPEPFVANEKTAVNIKLQDVFHTFKKGHKIQIQVQSTWFPLIDLNPQTFVDNIFYAKSEDFQKQTHRIYNDSKIEFTILK; this comes from the coding sequence ATGAAAAAACTACTAAGTATTCTTCTACTATTTGTAGGAGTTATCCTTTTTGCACAAGAAAAAGCTGCTAATTACGTAGCTGAAAATTATACTAAAAAAGAAGTTCATATTAAGATGCGTGATGGTGCAGAATTATTTACTGCCATTTATACACCTAAAGATATTTCTAAAAAATATCCAATTATAATGCAAAGAACGCCTTATAATTCAGGTCCTTATGGTGAAGGACAATTAAAAAGAAGTATCTCTCCAAGTGAAACCATGATGGAAGAAGGTTATATTGTGGTATATCAAGATGTTCGAGGTCGGTTCATGAGTGATGGTTTGTACGACAATATGCGTGCTTTTGTTCCAAATAAAAAAGGAAAGAATGCTACTGATGAAGCTTCAGATTCTTATGATACTATCGATTGGTTGGTGAAAAACGTTGCGAATAATAATGGTAATGTGGGAACTTGGGGAATTTCTTATCCTGGATTTTATGCCACTTATTCTCTATTGAGTAACCATCCGGCTTTGAAAGCAGTTTCTCCACAAGCGAGTATTGCTGATTTCTTTTTTGATGATTTTCACCACAATGGCGCTTATTTATTAAGTTATTGGAAATTAACACCATTATTTGGTCCTCAAAAAGCAGAACGTACTACAAAAGATTGGTATAAATTTCCAACGATTGGTACAAATGATGATTATCAATTTTTCCTAGATGCGGGGCCATTGTCTAATTTAGATAAATATTTTACAAAAGACAATGAATTTTGGCAACAGCTAAAAGATCATTCAAGTTATGATGATTTCTGGCAAAAACGTGGCATTTTACAACATTTGAAAAATATAAAACCAGCTGTAATGACTGTAGGAGGCTGGTTTGATGCTGAAGATCTATACGGACCATTGAACACTTATTCAACAATTGAAAAAAGTAGCAAAAACTATAATACACTTGTTATGGGGCCATGGAGTCACGGTGATTGGGCTCGAAATTCGGCTAAGCAAGTAATTGGTAATATTAATTTTGGAGATAGTATTTCTGGATTTTATCAGAAGAATATTGAGGCTAATTTCTTTCGTCACTTTTTGAAAAATAATGGAAAGGGAGAAAATAAACTACCAGAAGCCTATGTTTTTGATTCGGGTTCTAAAGAATGGAAAACCTACGATGCTTGGCCTCCAAAAAATGCTGTGAAGCAAGATTTCTTTTTGCAAGAAAATCAATTGACTATAATGGCAAAGAAAAACATCGCTTTTGAAGAGTTTGTAAGTGATCCTAAGAAACCAGTTCCTTATTCAGAAGATATTAAGCAACAAGGCTTGACACCAAGAAAATACATGACAGATGATCAGCGTTTTGCGGCGAGACGTCCAGATGTAATCGTTTTTGAAACTGATGTTTTACAAGACGATACTACTTTAGCAGGTGAGATTTTAGCTAAACTGCAAGTGTCTACTACTGGAACTGATGCCGATTGGATTGTAAAAGTGATTGATGTTTTTCCAAATGATGAACCAGAGACTAAAGAAGTTGCTCCGTATTTAAAGATGAGTAATTACCATATGATGGTAAGGAGTGAAGTAATGAGAGGTCGTTTTAGAAATAGTTTCTCAAAACCAGAGCCATTTGTAGCTAATGAGAAAACTGCAGTAAATATCAAATTGCAAGATGTTTTTCATACTTTCAAAAAAGGACATAAAATCCAAATTCAAGTGCAGAGCACCTGGTTTCCTTTGATCGATTTGAATCCGCAAACATTTGTCGATAATATTTTCTACGCTAAGTCAGAAGATTTCCAGAAACAAACACACAGAATTTACAATGATTCGAAAATTGAGTTTACAATTTTAAAATAA
- a CDS encoding ammonium transporter, with protein MRKVILSVLLITILVLSLFSNYFFIESPAPDEIIKFDTGDTAWMIVATAFVLIMTPGLGFFYGGMVGKKNVISTMLQSYMAMIIVTVLWIIIAFGLCFGPSIGGIIGNPMPNLFFRGVDTNTAWPFAPTIPFMLFALFQAKFAIITPALITGAFAERIRFWAYLLFMVLFILFIYTPLAHMTWHPEGIFFKMGVLDFAGGTVVHMSAGWAALAGAIFLGKRKAEKPNPARITYVLLGTGLLWFGWFGFNSGSALGANGIAVQALGTTTIAAAAAGMAWVFLDKILGHKLSAMGACIGVVVGLVAITPSAGFVSIPHAMFIGVFASIVSNIMVRCFHKSKIDDALDVFACHGIGGMVGMLLTGVFASNTVNPAVGENQGLIFGDATLFLTQLTALIIVSIFAFSASYFLFFIVNKITPLRVSEEKEVLGLDISQHGEFL; from the coding sequence ATGCGAAAAGTTATTTTAAGTGTACTGTTAATTACCATTCTAGTATTAAGCCTTTTTTCAAATTATTTCTTTATTGAAAGCCCTGCTCCAGATGAAATTATCAAATTTGACACCGGCGATACCGCGTGGATGATAGTGGCAACAGCATTTGTACTTATCATGACACCAGGTTTAGGCTTCTTTTATGGAGGAATGGTAGGAAAGAAAAATGTGATAAGCACCATGTTACAGAGTTATATGGCTATGATAATTGTTACAGTGTTATGGATTATTATTGCTTTCGGACTGTGTTTTGGCCCATCAATAGGTGGAATAATAGGCAACCCCATGCCTAATCTATTTTTTAGAGGTGTTGATACAAATACGGCTTGGCCTTTTGCTCCTACAATTCCTTTTATGTTGTTTGCTTTATTTCAGGCTAAATTTGCAATTATTACCCCTGCCCTAATTACAGGAGCTTTTGCTGAAAGAATTCGATTTTGGGCCTACTTACTATTTATGGTTCTTTTTATACTTTTCATATACACACCACTAGCACACATGACTTGGCATCCAGAAGGAATCTTTTTTAAAATGGGAGTACTAGATTTTGCTGGAGGAACGGTAGTTCATATGAGTGCGGGCTGGGCTGCATTAGCTGGAGCAATTTTTTTAGGCAAAAGAAAAGCAGAAAAACCCAATCCAGCACGAATCACTTATGTATTACTAGGTACTGGTTTATTGTGGTTTGGCTGGTTTGGCTTTAACTCAGGTTCTGCATTGGGCGCTAACGGAATTGCAGTACAAGCACTTGGCACTACAACTATTGCAGCCGCAGCCGCTGGAATGGCATGGGTATTTCTTGATAAAATTCTCGGGCATAAATTATCTGCTATGGGAGCTTGTATTGGAGTCGTAGTAGGATTAGTTGCAATAACACCTTCTGCTGGTTTTGTAAGCATTCCACACGCAATGTTTATTGGCGTTTTTGCCAGTATTGTGAGTAACATTATGGTTAGATGTTTTCATAAAAGCAAAATTGATGATGCTTTAGATGTTTTTGCATGCCACGGCATAGGCGGAATGGTTGGTATGTTGTTAACAGGTGTTTTTGCTTCAAACACCGTAAATCCAGCGGTTGGAGAAAATCAAGGACTTATTTTTGGTGATGCAACATTATTTTTAACTCAGTTAACTGCCTTAATTATTGTTTCAATATTTGCTTTTTCTGCTTCCTATTTCCTTTTTTTCATAGTCAACAAAATAACTCCACTTCGAGTTAGTGAAGAGAAAGAAGTTTTAGGTTTAGATATTTCTCAACATGGTGAATTTTTATAA
- a CDS encoding PH domain-containing protein, whose protein sequence is MGLFNAILGNASEVTIENVAKEFEPLLIDGETIEKAYKLIRDMFIFTNKRLILAEKQLVGTKVEYMTIPYSSIKKFSKESAGILDMDAELKIWLNHDNAPIVKQFGKGGNNINEVYKILSQHTLK, encoded by the coding sequence ATGGGACTATTTAATGCCATATTAGGCAACGCCTCTGAAGTTACAATTGAAAATGTTGCTAAAGAATTTGAGCCTCTTTTAATCGATGGGGAAACAATTGAAAAGGCTTATAAGCTAATTAGAGATATGTTCATTTTCACTAATAAAAGGCTAATTCTTGCCGAAAAACAATTGGTAGGAACTAAAGTAGAGTACATGACAATTCCGTATTCGAGTATAAAGAAATTCTCAAAAGAAAGTGCCGGAATACTAGATATGGATGCCGAACTAAAGATTTGGCTGAACCATGATAATGCTCCAATTGTCAAACAATTTGGCAAAGGCGGAAACAATATTAATGAAGTGTATAAAATTTTAAGTCAACACACTTTGAAATAA
- a CDS encoding amidohydrolase family protein — translation MMNKKIYLLLLVFSISTLIKAQQTPASAQSKSVLIINATAHLGNGKVIENSAIGFVNGKINLVADATLIRLPKDAYDITIDASGKHVYPGFIAPNSTLGLVEIDAVKSSDDEGEIGQMKPHVRSIIAYTADSKVIETVRPNGILMAQITPREGRISGTSSIVQLDAWNWKDALIKENDGIHLNFPSTFKRSGSWFEPGGIEANKDYTKQIAELTSFLSDAKAYLGAASKERNLILESTKGLFDGSQTLFINANEEKQITDAVQFAKENGIKKMVIVGGYEAYKVGELLQKNNIGVMLRRVHEMPENDDDDIDLPYKSAKLLTDKGVIVGLENSGAHERMNTRNLPFLAGTCAAYGLDKEEALKLITSNTAKLLGIDAQCGTLEQGKDATLFISEGDALDMRTNKLTNAFIQGRMISLETHQTKLNDRYKTKYNQK, via the coding sequence ATGATGAATAAAAAAATATATCTTTTACTATTGGTGTTTAGTATATCAACACTAATTAAAGCCCAACAAACACCAGCCAGCGCTCAATCAAAATCAGTATTGATTATCAACGCTACTGCCCATTTAGGAAATGGAAAAGTAATTGAAAATAGCGCTATAGGATTTGTAAACGGAAAAATTAATTTAGTAGCTGATGCAACTTTAATTCGTTTACCTAAAGATGCTTACGACATTACAATTGACGCAAGTGGCAAACACGTTTACCCTGGATTTATAGCCCCTAATTCCACATTAGGTTTAGTCGAAATTGATGCCGTAAAATCATCCGATGATGAAGGAGAAATAGGCCAAATGAAACCACATGTCAGAAGTATCATTGCCTATACAGCGGATTCAAAAGTAATAGAAACAGTGCGACCAAACGGTATTTTGATGGCGCAAATTACACCTCGTGAAGGCAGAATTTCAGGTACCTCATCAATTGTTCAGCTTGATGCATGGAATTGGAAAGATGCTTTAATAAAAGAAAATGATGGCATTCACTTAAACTTCCCTTCTACTTTTAAAAGAAGTGGTTCATGGTTTGAACCAGGAGGAATTGAAGCAAATAAGGATTATACTAAACAAATTGCTGAATTAACTTCTTTTCTATCCGATGCAAAAGCATATTTAGGAGCTGCTTCGAAAGAAAGAAATTTAATCTTAGAATCTACTAAAGGTTTATTCGACGGAAGTCAAACTCTATTTATCAATGCCAATGAGGAAAAGCAAATCACAGATGCAGTACAATTTGCAAAAGAAAACGGCATTAAAAAAATGGTAATTGTAGGTGGCTATGAAGCCTATAAAGTTGGTGAGCTATTGCAAAAAAATAATATAGGTGTGATGCTTAGACGTGTACATGAAATGCCAGAAAATGACGATGACGATATTGATTTACCATATAAATCTGCTAAATTATTGACTGATAAAGGCGTTATAGTAGGTTTAGAAAATAGCGGTGCGCACGAAAGAATGAATACTAGAAACTTACCTTTCTTAGCTGGAACATGTGCCGCTTACGGTCTTGATAAAGAAGAAGCTTTGAAATTAATCACATCAAATACGGCTAAATTACTAGGAATTGATGCGCAATGTGGTACCTTAGAGCAAGGAAAAGATGCCACACTATTTATTTCCGAAGGGGATGCGCTAGACATGAGAACAAATAAATTAACTAACGCCTTTATTCAAGGCAGAATGATTAGTTTAGAAACACATCAAACAAAGCTGAACGATAGATATAAAACAAAATACAATCAAAAATAA